Proteins from one Aspergillus nidulans FGSC A4 chromosome VIII genomic window:
- a CDS encoding uncharacterized protein (transcript_id=CADANIAT00002334), with protein sequence MGSKTPERDGHKGQENTTGPVECPLGGMPRGMHLATDGDGTIGDSGDDDDGEAHSTALINANANGNQKKKRKSKKKGKKKAAKQSSPPRVPLSQLFLQGKYPIGEVQEYQPNVENTSRTTAEEVRYKSRSHLEDDSFLNDYRKAAEVHRQVRKWTQERVKPGQGLMEIAEDIDDGVRALLGHAGLEPGDSLKAGLGFPTGLSLNNVVAHYTPNPGQKDIILQSSDVMKVDFGVHINGWIVDSAFTMTFDPVYDNLLAAVKDATNAGLKTAGIDVRISDVSAAIQEAMESYEVEIGGKTFPVKAVRNITGHNIKHYQIHGGKSVPFVKNSDQTKMEEGEIFAIETFGSTGRGYIYDDVGVYGYGKSYDAPRQVSLPLASARSLYKTINENFGTIVFCRRYLDRLGLQRYLAGMNTLVQHGVVDVYAPLVDIKGSYSAQFEHTVLLRESNKEVISRGDDY encoded by the exons ATGGGTTCGAAGACTCCTGAAAGAGATGGCCATAAGGGTCAAG AAAACACAACCGGTCCTGTCGAGTGCCCCCTTGGTGGAATGCCGCGGGGCATGCATCTCGCAACGGACGGAGACGGTACTATCGGAGACagcggcgacgatgatgacggcgAAGCGCACTCGACCGCGCTAATCAATGCCAATGCGAATGGTAatcagaaaaagaagagaaagtcaaagaagaagggcaagaagaaggctgcaaagcaatcttctcctcctaGAGTCCCGCTGTCTCAGCTCTTCCTGCAGGGCAAGTACCCTATCGGCGAGGTCCAGGAGTACCAGCCCAATGTGGAAAACACCTCACGCACCACGGCCGAGGAAGTACGCTACAAGTCTCGCAGTCATCTCGAGGATGATTCGTTTTTAAACGACTATCGAAAGGCTGCGGAGGTCCACCGCCAGGTCCGAAAGTGGACGCAGGAGCGTGTCAAACCAGGCCAGGGTCTAATGGAAATCGCCGAGGATATCGACGATGGCGTGCGTGCACTCCTAGGCCACGCTGGTCTTGAACCTGGCGATAGCCTTaaggctgggctgggttTTCCGACAGGACTGTCTCTGAATAATGTTGTAGCGCACTACACGCCTAATCCTGGACAAAAGGATATCATTCTCCAGTCAAGTGATGTGATGAAGGTCGATTTCGGCGTTCACATCAACGGATGGATTGTGGACAGTGCCTTTACGATGACTTTTGATCCAGTCTACGACAATCTTCTGGCCGCAGTCAAAGATGCCACTAATGCCGGCCTAAAG ACCGCGGGAATCGATGTCCGTATTAGTGATGTTAGCGCTGCCATCCAAGAGGCTATGGAAAGCTACGAGGTCGAAATTGGAGGGAAGACATTCCCCGTAAAGGCAGTACGGAACATTACTGGCCATAATATCAAGCATTACCAGATCCATGGCGGGAAATCTGTTCCTTTTGTCAAGAACTCCGACCAGACAAaaatggaggaaggagagatttTTGCCATAGAAACTTTTGGGAGCACTGGCCGGGGCTATATATATGATGAT GTCGGTGTTTACGGCTACGGAAAGTCGTATGACGCACCGCGCCAGGTGTCTTTGCCTCTGGCTTCAGCAAGGTCCTTATACAAGACGATCAACGAGAACTTTGGAACCATCGTTTTCTGTCGCCGCTACCTGGACCGTCTGGGGTTGCAGCGGTATCTGGCGGGT ATGAATACTCTCGTGCAGCACGGAGTTGTCGACGTTTATGCACCTCTTGTTGACATCAAGGGGTCGTACTCTGCCCAATTCGAGCAT ACCGTCTTGTTGCGAGAGTCAAATAAGGAAGTCATAAGTCGCGGAGACGATTACTGA
- a CDS encoding uncharacterized protein (transcript_id=CADANIAT00002335) — protein MKILQANVGRGGAVHDLLLSFEADIILVQEPWTNTAKHLTKTHPRYQLFSPPTRWTARPRTLTYVRRDLPAHSLPEPISPDITTIYTAGLTIINVYRPPNDPQPDTESHAVTPGATGLLDWLDAHELELRLEPGTPTRGPNTLDLVFSNLPLRALVEDHLKTPSDHATIGIILEQEEPPPIYKLGSTNWEKARALASPPDPTLPIDLLAKQLVQTSQLAIQGVSRYNTRRLPRTLWWTPELTDILHQTRQQQNPDYKQLRKAIVRAKAEYWKQRIEQATAPIDVFKLAKWIQHPDQLAAPPLNIQGAQVTTPQGKADAFLNHLLEKGALLPNQTEEGPPNKPLGSLHLPTKEHCWAALCAPPPSAPGEDGLATTAWRELWPVLGDTITQLYYRCMEEGCFPLSLKSAKVIMLPKPGKRDYTQLNAWRPISLLSTLGKGLERLLAQQIAVRAIQADVLAPCHFGALPGRSAIDLVQVLVHRVEEAFQQGKDASLLLLDVKGAFDAVIHQQLLSHLRLQGWHKGLLQLLKDWLTGRSVSVHIKEGTATAPIKGGLPQGSPLSPILFLLYAARIVSTLEGSFCYADDMGILLTGNTLEESSQQLVEAYKQITALGTETGLPFSIEKTEIQHFSRKQQQHLPTVTLPGIGGITPSLYTRWLGVLLDTKLTFKAHINLVFSHGKRLAQHLKRLSNTQRGCPVAFMRAAVIQYVLPTALYGAEVFYTGKQQKGVVNSLLSLFRTAALAIIPAYKTTPTAALLREADLPDPEALLNSILRRAAVSKGHGPAGPRTEVYDAEIMGAVEGLRTALGQPCVGYSTQLVILLDNLAAASLLASYRPTPHRHGLSETFSQLAAQWMESPSILTMQWKPLQVRWIPGHSGIAGNELADKLAKLGSSIYSPDIPPSPAYLRQEAKQWLRTETYTAYANKAPETYKALNIRPHTKESRSREHKLPRWVLGRLVAARTGHGDFTAYHQRFDHTDYLESCTCGKAKTPVHFFFCPYTRKRWKDRWRCIKDGPSKTIDWLLSTAAGAEEFSRIVQESSFFKDICPNWARRSA, from the exons atgaaaatactacaagctaatgtaggaagggggggcgctgtacatgacctgctactctcctttgaagcagatatcattcttgtccaagaaccttggacaaatacagcaaagcacctaaccaagacccacccacgatatcagctgttcagtcccccgacccgatggactgccagacccaggactctaacatatgtacgaagggatctcccagcccattccctcccggaaccaatctcaccagacatcaccacaatctacacggcaggccttactatcaTCAATGTCTACCGCCCCCCTAATgaccca cagccagatactgagtctcatgctgtcacacctggcgcaacaggattattagactggcttgatgcccatgagctggaacttcgcctcgagccaggcacccccacccgtggaccaaacaccctagaccttgtcttctctaacctaccactaagggccctagtagaagaccatctaaagactccaagtgaccatgcaacaattggaataatactggaacaagaagagcccccgcctatatacaagcttggatccaccaactgggagaaagccagagccctggcaagcccgcctgacccaaccctaccaattgacctactagccaaacaactggtccagacatcccagcttgcaatacaaggcgtatcaagatacaatactcgcagactccccaggaccctatggtggactccagaactaacagacatactacaccaaacaagacagcaacaaaaccccgactataaacagctccGGAAGGCCATTGtacgggcaaaggctgaatactggaagcagcgaattgaacaagccacagcacctatagatgtattcaaacttgctaaatggatacaacatccagaccagctcgctgctcctcccctgaatatacaaggggcacaggttactaccccacagggcaaggcagacgccttccttaatcacctcttagagaagggggccctgcttccaaatcagacagaagagggacccccaaacaagcccctcgGCTCactacacctgccaacaaaagagcactgctgggctgctctctgtgccccacccccGTCGGCCCCCGGGGAGGacggacttgccaccactgcttggagggagctctggcccgTACTAGGGGatacaatcacacaactgtactacaggtgtatggaggaaggctgctttccactgagcctgaagtcagcaaaggtaataatgttaccgaaaccaggaaagagggactatacccaactcaatgcctggcggccaattagcctcctctctaccctaggtaaaggcctagagcgcctcctagcacagcagatagctgtaagagcaattcaggcagatgtgctagccccctgccacttcggggccctgccaggacgctctgccattgacctggtccaggttcttgttcacagggtagaggaggcctttcaacagggaaaagatgcttcactactcctactagatgtgaaaggggcatttgaCGCTGTAATacaccaacagctcctttctcacttacgcctgcaaggatggcataaaggcttactccagctacttaaggactggcttactggccgctctgtatctgttcatatcaaagaaggcactgccacagcaccaattaaaggcggactcccccagggatcccccctatccccaatactcttcctgctatatgcagcaagaatagtctctaccttagagggctccttctgctatgcagatgatatgggcatattattaactgggaataccctggaagagagctcacaacaactggtagaggcctacaagcaaattactgccctagggacagagacaggccttcctttctcaatagagaaaacagagatacaacacttctctagaaagcagcagcagcatctccccacagtcactctacctggtataggggggattacaccatccctatatacacgttggttaggagttcttctggatacaaagcttacttttaaagcccacattaatttggtctttagcCACGGGAAacgactcgcccagcacctaaagagacttagcaatacccagcgcggctgcccagtggcctTCATGCgggcagcagttatacagtatgttcttccaacagctctgtacggggcagaagtcttctatacaggcaaacaacaaaaaggggtagttaactccctgctttctctcttccgcacagcagccctggctattatcccagcctacaagaccacccctactgcagcactcctccgcgaagcagacctaccagacccagaagctctactcaacagcatcctccggagggcagca GTgtccaagggacatggtcccgcgggccccaggacagaagtctatgatgcagaaatcatgggtgctgtggaaggcctacgcacagccctgggacaaccatgtgTTGGCTACTCtacccagctagttatcctcctagataacctagctgcagcctccctgctagcaagctataggccaacccctcacagacatggtctgtcagagacctttagccaactagccgcccagtggatggaaagcccttcaatcctaaccatgcaatggaagccccttcaggtccgctggattccaggccactctggaattgctgggaatgagctggcagacaagctcgctaagctagggtcttctatatacagccccgacatccccccctccccagcatacctacGAcaggaggcaaaacagtggctccgtacagagacatatacagcatatgctaataaggcgcctgaaacctacaaagccctgaatatcagaccccatacaaaagaaagccgctcccgcgagcacaagctgccccggtgggtacttggccgactcgtcgccgctcgtacaggccacggagactttacggcataccaccagcgttTTGACCacacagactacctggagagctgcacctgcggcaaggcaaagaccccagtacacttcttcttttgcccatataccagaaaacgctggaaggatagatggagatgtataaaggatggcccgtcaaaaacaatagactggctcttaagtacagctgccggggctgaggaattcagccgcatcgtgcaagaatcatcctttttcaaggacatatgcccgaactgggcccgccggagcgcttga